A stretch of the uncultured Cohaesibacter sp. genome encodes the following:
- a CDS encoding tripartite tricarboxylate transporter permease — translation MDAAFNGLLALADVNLLGLILIATLGGVLVGALPGLNGTTGAALLLPFTITMEPIAAIAVLTTVYCAATFSGAITAILINTPGTSASATTCLDGYPLAQRGEAGRALGMAAVSSTIGGIISVIILMLAAPFLARVAYNFAPPEYFALTMFGLSMLATIGNGSPVKNVLAGAAGVLLATIGIDHLTSIERFTFGLNELSEGIGFVPMMIGLFGISELLFQAEKLHVKRRQITMKAIELPTRKDYRKVWKVILRSTGIGTFIGILPAEGATVASMIGYNEAKRWSKTPEEFGKGSIEGIAGSEAANNAATGGAMVPTLALGIPGSPTAAVILAGLMVHGLRPGPALFTEQADFAFAIFWSMLLVNCLFFFVGLWGAKLYARVTLIPLNILWPIVFTFSIIGAYALDQSMTDVWIALGAGVLGFFMRRYGFSVVPLAIGLILGGMLETRFGQSMVMLDEKWWLIFSRPLSLFFILLTVLALFGPLIFGWGRRKKATAEPIAEPESTS, via the coding sequence ATGGATGCTGCATTCAATGGTCTGCTTGCCTTGGCAGACGTCAATCTCTTGGGGCTCATTCTGATTGCTACGCTGGGTGGCGTGTTGGTCGGTGCATTGCCCGGACTGAATGGCACCACTGGGGCTGCCCTGTTGCTGCCCTTTACCATCACGATGGAACCCATAGCGGCCATCGCCGTCCTGACCACAGTCTATTGCGCTGCGACCTTCTCAGGTGCAATCACGGCCATTCTCATCAATACGCCGGGCACATCTGCCAGCGCCACCACATGTCTGGATGGCTATCCTCTGGCCCAAAGAGGGGAAGCCGGACGGGCCTTGGGGATGGCGGCGGTGTCATCCACCATCGGTGGCATCATATCCGTGATCATTCTGATGCTGGCCGCTCCCTTCCTCGCGCGCGTCGCTTATAACTTCGCACCGCCAGAATATTTCGCCCTGACCATGTTTGGCTTGTCCATGTTGGCAACAATTGGCAATGGCTCGCCGGTCAAGAATGTGCTGGCAGGAGCCGCCGGGGTTCTGCTTGCGACCATCGGCATCGATCACTTGACGTCGATTGAGCGGTTCACCTTTGGCCTCAACGAGCTGTCCGAAGGCATCGGGTTTGTCCCGATGATGATTGGCCTGTTCGGGATTTCTGAGCTGCTTTTCCAGGCCGAGAAGCTCCATGTCAAACGCCGTCAGATTACCATGAAGGCAATAGAATTGCCCACGCGCAAGGATTATCGCAAGGTCTGGAAAGTCATTCTGCGCAGCACGGGCATCGGAACCTTCATCGGCATTCTGCCGGCCGAAGGCGCAACAGTGGCCTCCATGATTGGCTATAATGAAGCCAAGCGTTGGTCCAAGACCCCTGAAGAATTCGGCAAAGGTTCAATTGAAGGCATCGCAGGATCGGAAGCAGCAAACAATGCTGCCACCGGCGGGGCCATGGTGCCGACATTGGCGCTCGGCATACCGGGCAGCCCCACTGCTGCGGTCATTCTGGCCGGTCTCATGGTTCATGGTCTGCGTCCGGGACCCGCACTCTTCACCGAGCAGGCTGACTTCGCCTTTGCCATCTTCTGGTCGATGCTTCTGGTCAATTGTCTCTTCTTCTTCGTCGGGCTTTGGGGTGCCAAACTGTATGCGCGTGTGACGCTGATTCCGCTCAACATTCTATGGCCGATTGTCTTTACCTTCTCGATCATCGGGGCATATGCACTTGATCAGTCCATGACAGATGTCTGGATTGCTCTGGGCGCGGGCGTTCTCGGCTTCTTCATGCGGCGCTATGGATTTTCAGTCGTTCCACTCGCCATCGGTCTCATCCTTGGCGGAATGCTCGAAACCCGTTTCGGCCAGTCCATGGTGATGCTGGACGAGAAATGGTGGCTGATCTTCTCGCGGCCTTTGTCCCTGTTCTTCATTCTGCTGACCGTTTTGGCGCTCTTTGGCCCCCTGATCTTCGGGTGGGGACGCAGGAAAAAGGCAACAGCAGAGCCAATCGCTGAACCCGAAAGCACCAGCTAG
- a CDS encoding tripartite tricarboxylate transporter TctB family protein, whose translation MQSDQGQSRPPRYGLSHYAIPTVIIAFCALAFWLSTQFDRVPPILKRGIQPSDFPQLIIGLIILLSMSLFIWDKDEAPDPLSGVVWKTIALLVGFIAIAQIDLMIGIGLFCGCLTILWGERRPVMIALVAILVPLGAFFLFDLVFEVRFPRGLLTNFWYG comes from the coding sequence ATGCAATCCGATCAAGGTCAGTCCCGACCTCCACGTTACGGACTTTCGCACTACGCAATTCCAACCGTCATCATCGCATTTTGTGCGTTGGCTTTTTGGCTTTCGACGCAATTTGATCGTGTTCCCCCAATTCTCAAACGCGGTATCCAGCCATCGGATTTCCCGCAGCTCATCATCGGCTTGATTATCCTGCTGTCTATGTCGCTTTTCATCTGGGACAAGGACGAGGCGCCCGACCCGTTGTCGGGTGTGGTCTGGAAGACGATTGCTTTGTTGGTTGGTTTCATAGCGATTGCACAGATCGACTTGATGATCGGGATTGGCCTGTTTTGCGGCTGCCTCACGATATTATGGGGTGAGCGTCGCCCTGTGATGATTGCGCTTGTTGCAATCCTTGTCCCGCTCGGGGCGTTCTTCCTCTTTGATCTTGTCTTTGAGGTTCGGTTCCCTCGCGGCCTTCTGACGAACTTCTGGTACGGGTGA
- a CDS encoding tripartite tricarboxylate transporter substrate-binding protein produces the protein MKHFLATASVIALALVGGAANAAEFPADTIEVVTHAGNGGGTDVTTRMMMIKARRELGADMVVVNKKGGGGAVAMDYYLDLPADGNSILTFTIGHSATIAKGKTKMTLDDIRPIARGTDDPQILMVKCGAYDSAEAFVEAQKKAPIAYGTTHLGNIDDVSAFMFTIKGGMKTPKIIPFDGGAELATQLIAGAVQSAVLNLAEASSQIEAGDICPLVVLADERMAGLPDVTTAKELGIDVSFSTVRGFVVHKDVPDDVAKKIEDALLKAMKSGVYQGYLESVGLDSTSVAGAEVWGKQLKTMDKDMRTALKELGFIQ, from the coding sequence ATGAAACATTTTCTAGCGACTGCATCCGTGATTGCACTCGCCCTTGTGGGAGGGGCAGCCAACGCAGCTGAATTTCCCGCAGACACCATTGAAGTTGTCACCCATGCTGGCAATGGTGGCGGGACTGACGTCACAACCCGGATGATGATGATCAAGGCGCGCCGCGAACTGGGTGCGGACATGGTTGTCGTCAACAAAAAAGGTGGCGGCGGTGCTGTTGCCATGGATTACTATCTCGACCTGCCAGCGGACGGGAACTCGATTTTGACCTTCACGATCGGCCATTCGGCAACGATCGCCAAAGGCAAAACCAAAATGACCCTTGATGATATCCGTCCAATTGCCCGTGGGACCGATGATCCTCAGATCCTGATGGTCAAATGCGGTGCCTATGACAGTGCGGAAGCCTTTGTCGAGGCTCAGAAAAAAGCCCCCATCGCTTATGGCACCACCCATCTGGGCAATATTGATGACGTCTCTGCCTTTATGTTCACCATCAAAGGCGGCATGAAAACGCCCAAGATCATTCCTTTTGATGGCGGGGCCGAACTCGCAACCCAGCTGATCGCCGGTGCTGTTCAGTCCGCAGTTCTCAATTTGGCCGAGGCAAGCTCCCAGATCGAGGCTGGCGACATTTGTCCTCTCGTGGTTCTTGCAGACGAGCGTATGGCCGGTCTGCCGGATGTGACCACCGCCAAAGAACTGGGCATCGATGTGAGCTTCTCCACGGTCCGCGGCTTCGTGGTGCATAAGGATGTGCCCGATGATGTGGCAAAGAAAATCGAAGACGCTTTGCTGAAGGCTATGAAGAGCGGTGTCTATCAGGGCTATCTTGAATCGGTCGGCCTCGATAGCACCTCTGTTGCAGGCGCCGAAGTTTGGGGCAAACAGCTCAAAACGATGGATAAGGACATGAGAACCGCCCTTAAGGAGCTTGGCTTTATCCAATAA
- a CDS encoding 4-hydroxythreonine-4-phosphate dehydrogenase PdxA, which produces MDKGLRVAMAIGDAGGISPELAAKIIADPDSNADDLMIFADRRVLAQGAEIAGVEVNIPTISLDQIDGPLPKGSFLVDLANCDPATVKKGEASYEGGLASVQNFRAILLAANAGYADIAFFTPFNKSAMRLAQSDYIDEIGFIDATIQSKESGREFNVLDEVWNARVTSHVPLSAVAGLITEDKIYDSLCLTNKIMKGAGHPDPRIGVAALNPHAGDGRNFGTEDDDIIHPAIERARAENMRVTGPVPSDTVFVRATRGEFDAVMTMYHDQGQIAMKLIGFDRGVTLIANYPFPIVTPAHGTAYDIAGKGIADLGATRNAVNLGRKLALMDLGGSRKASGEPLSRLVSRALDTEWKWDAA; this is translated from the coding sequence ATGGACAAAGGATTGAGAGTGGCAATGGCGATCGGGGATGCAGGTGGCATCAGTCCCGAGTTGGCAGCAAAAATCATTGCGGATCCAGATTCCAATGCCGATGATCTCATGATCTTCGCCGACCGCCGTGTGTTGGCGCAAGGTGCCGAGATTGCGGGCGTTGAGGTCAACATTCCCACCATATCCCTTGACCAGATTGACGGGCCATTGCCAAAGGGAAGCTTCCTTGTGGATCTGGCCAATTGCGATCCCGCCACGGTCAAAAAAGGTGAGGCAAGTTACGAAGGCGGTCTTGCTTCGGTGCAGAATTTCCGTGCCATCTTGCTGGCGGCCAATGCAGGCTATGCAGATATCGCGTTCTTCACGCCGTTCAACAAGTCTGCAATGCGCCTTGCTCAATCAGATTATATTGACGAGATCGGCTTCATCGATGCGACGATCCAGTCAAAGGAAAGCGGACGCGAGTTCAACGTGCTTGATGAGGTTTGGAATGCGCGGGTGACATCCCATGTTCCTCTTTCTGCCGTCGCAGGACTGATCACCGAAGACAAAATCTACGACAGTCTCTGCCTGACCAACAAGATCATGAAGGGGGCTGGCCATCCAGATCCACGAATTGGCGTTGCAGCCCTCAACCCCCATGCCGGGGACGGGCGCAATTTCGGGACTGAGGATGACGACATAATCCACCCCGCCATTGAGCGAGCCCGTGCCGAGAATATGCGCGTAACAGGGCCTGTGCCATCAGACACGGTCTTTGTGCGGGCGACCCGTGGCGAGTTCGATGCGGTGATGACCATGTATCACGATCAGGGGCAGATCGCCATGAAACTGATCGGCTTTGATCGCGGCGTCACCCTGATCGCCAACTATCCGTTTCCAATCGTCACACCAGCGCATGGCACCGCATATGACATTGCCGGCAAAGGCATTGCTGATCTCGGTGCAACGCGCAATGCGGTCAATCTTGGCCGAAAATTGGCTCTCATGGATCTGGGAGGATCCAGGAAAGCCAGTGGTGAGCCGCTATCCCGTCTCGTTTCCCGAGCGCTTGATACGGAGTGGAAATGGGACGCGGCCTAA
- a CDS encoding GntR family transcriptional regulator — protein sequence MQELTVHSAGPVAIEKLALHDQVANQIRDMIIEGYLKPGSRIDEVALANELGVSRTPFREALRTLAAEGLVVSQRSKGCVVREFTAKDVRDMLEFLAHIEKLAGRMVCKKASDAEIDDLLAIHEQMLEFWNKRDRLPYYKLNQQFHSKLSLYAGNGALSETQANLQARLKRIRFMGNQHADYWDDAVSEHQDMIDALKKRDGDRLGSILEEHILNSWMRVKHLF from the coding sequence TTGCAAGAACTGACAGTGCATTCGGCTGGTCCGGTCGCCATCGAGAAGCTGGCATTACATGATCAGGTGGCGAACCAGATTCGTGACATGATCATCGAGGGATATCTAAAACCTGGATCAAGAATCGACGAAGTTGCTCTGGCGAATGAACTGGGGGTTTCCCGCACGCCATTTCGCGAGGCGCTTCGCACCCTCGCCGCAGAAGGCCTGGTTGTTTCCCAACGCTCAAAGGGGTGCGTTGTGCGGGAGTTCACAGCCAAAGATGTGCGGGATATGCTGGAGTTTCTGGCTCACATCGAGAAACTCGCCGGAAGAATGGTTTGCAAGAAGGCATCGGATGCAGAGATCGACGATCTGCTTGCCATTCATGAGCAGATGCTGGAATTTTGGAACAAGCGAGACAGGCTGCCCTATTACAAGCTCAATCAGCAATTTCATTCAAAGCTGTCATTGTATGCTGGCAATGGGGCGCTGTCTGAAACGCAGGCCAATCTGCAGGCACGCCTGAAGCGAATCCGATTTATGGGCAATCAACACGCTGACTATTGGGACGATGCGGTGAGCGAGCATCAGGATATGATTGATGCCTTGAAGAAACGCGACGGAGACCGCCTTGGCTCCATCCTTGAGGAGCATATCCTCAATTCCTGGATGCGCGTCAAACATCTCTTTTAG
- a CDS encoding mechanosensitive ion channel family protein: MDVDIEPFRILSDQIAGIMRTVIALAPNLLAAVMVITLTWTFAYLMGRLSSSLLRRSSLRRSLVEAITKVSRLTVWLVGFLVAATLVFPNLTPTKLLAGLGLGSIAVGLAFKDIFENFLAGFLILLRKPMRIGDDIECGDLSGQVEHISIRDTFLRQRSGELILVPNSYLYKNPVKILTDRPKRRISLEVGIAYGEDVETARKVISKTVEGLSTRETSLSFDIFTTSFGSSSIDFMVRWWTGSTPKEEHLSRSEAVSAIKSALDNAGIEIPFPYRTLTFNEPLKVSSDGLDALREKAPETDGSTS; this comes from the coding sequence ATGGACGTCGATATTGAACCGTTTCGCATTCTGTCTGATCAAATAGCAGGAATTATGCGAACTGTGATCGCTTTGGCGCCAAACCTCTTGGCTGCGGTCATGGTGATCACTCTCACCTGGACCTTTGCATATTTAATGGGGCGGCTCTCCTCCTCGTTGCTGCGCCGTTCCTCTCTCAGGCGGTCGCTCGTCGAGGCCATTACCAAGGTAAGCAGACTTACCGTATGGCTTGTCGGCTTTCTTGTCGCCGCGACACTTGTCTTTCCAAACCTCACTCCAACCAAACTCTTGGCTGGACTAGGGCTTGGGTCCATCGCCGTCGGATTGGCATTCAAGGATATCTTTGAAAACTTTTTGGCAGGATTTCTCATTCTGCTGCGCAAACCGATGCGGATTGGCGATGACATCGAATGCGGAGACTTGAGCGGTCAGGTCGAACACATTTCGATCCGTGACACGTTTCTGCGCCAGAGATCAGGCGAACTGATCCTTGTTCCCAACAGCTATCTTTATAAAAACCCGGTCAAAATCCTCACCGATCGTCCGAAACGACGTATTTCGCTCGAAGTCGGCATCGCCTATGGGGAAGACGTGGAAACCGCCCGTAAGGTCATCTCTAAGACCGTCGAGGGGCTTTCAACACGGGAAACCTCCCTTTCGTTCGATATTTTCACAACGTCCTTCGGATCATCCTCAATCGACTTTATGGTGCGTTGGTGGACCGGAAGCACGCCGAAGGAAGAGCATCTTTCCAGAAGCGAGGCTGTGTCGGCCATCAAGTCAGCTCTCGATAACGCTGGTATTGAAATTCCATTCCCTTACCGCACGTTGACCTTTAACGAACCGCTCAAAGTATCGTCCGATGGCTTGGATGCATTGCGAGAAAAGGCGCCGGAGACTGACGGATCAACCTCTTGA
- a CDS encoding mechanosensitive ion channel domain-containing protein — MAQILYRLLYRQLTAFVGVIGLFVFLSVGFAISAHAQAENKTASEPATIIETDREFDADRSITKRLQAIYREIDALSGVRVRVSEGVVSLSGSVANEGVAERAIELATRLEGAVAVEDRIDRTLSVEDNLNPFLEKTENTVDAFLRAWPLYAIAALAFIGVSLIAHLIASARGVWRFFAPNPFIGDLISQSIRFVGILAGLLLALSILDAMALFGAAAGSAGLIGLAVGFAVKDTIENYVASIMLSVRQPFRADDHVVINDMEGIVVRLTSRATILMTLDGNHLRIPNSEVFKGIILNYTRNPQRRMTFNLGVDADDNPIEAISAGLDTMNDLGFLLDDPKPIAFIEEVGDSNIVITFAAWIDQTQTDFLKARSAAINAVKTVLEDQGFTLPEPIYRLRLEGGAGNPLPAQTVKEVPAAQPKAPRPPRPIDSDQIDVSQDDDVRRQVAEERAKGDQEDLLSDVRPIE; from the coding sequence ATGGCACAGATTTTATATCGACTTCTATATCGACAGCTCACAGCCTTTGTCGGGGTGATTGGTCTTTTTGTCTTTTTATCCGTTGGTTTTGCGATATCCGCGCATGCGCAAGCGGAAAACAAGACTGCAAGCGAGCCTGCGACCATCATAGAAACGGACCGCGAGTTTGACGCAGATCGCTCGATCACCAAGCGCCTTCAAGCGATCTACCGTGAAATCGATGCTCTTAGCGGCGTCAGGGTGCGGGTCAGCGAAGGGGTCGTCAGTCTGAGTGGATCCGTTGCAAATGAGGGCGTCGCAGAAAGAGCAATCGAACTTGCAACGCGCCTTGAGGGTGCGGTCGCCGTTGAAGACAGGATCGATCGCACGTTAAGCGTTGAGGACAATCTAAATCCTTTTCTGGAGAAAACAGAGAATACAGTCGACGCGTTTCTTCGGGCCTGGCCCCTTTATGCGATTGCGGCACTTGCCTTCATTGGCGTTTCGCTGATCGCTCATTTGATCGCGTCGGCGCGCGGGGTCTGGCGATTTTTCGCTCCAAACCCCTTTATCGGCGATCTGATTTCGCAGTCCATTCGGTTTGTGGGGATCCTCGCCGGGCTACTTCTGGCGCTCAGCATCTTGGATGCCATGGCCCTGTTCGGCGCGGCAGCCGGTAGCGCCGGTTTGATCGGACTTGCCGTGGGGTTTGCGGTCAAGGATACAATCGAAAATTATGTCGCAAGTATCATGCTCAGTGTTCGCCAACCCTTCCGCGCCGATGACCATGTTGTCATCAATGACATGGAAGGCATCGTGGTGAGGCTGACGTCTCGCGCCACCATCCTCATGACACTTGACGGGAACCACTTGAGGATACCCAATTCCGAAGTCTTCAAGGGGATCATCCTGAACTATACCCGAAACCCCCAGCGCCGCATGACCTTCAATCTTGGCGTCGATGCCGATGACAATCCAATTGAAGCGATCTCGGCAGGGCTCGATACCATGAACGATCTGGGCTTTTTGCTGGATGATCCAAAACCGATTGCCTTTATCGAGGAGGTTGGTGACTCCAACATCGTTATCACATTTGCAGCCTGGATCGACCAGACACAAACCGATTTTCTCAAAGCAAGAAGCGCGGCAATCAACGCGGTGAAAACGGTTTTGGAGGATCAAGGCTTCACGCTGCCCGAGCCGATCTACCGGTTGAGGCTGGAAGGTGGCGCTGGCAATCCACTTCCTGCACAAACGGTCAAAGAGGTTCCTGCCGCCCAACCCAAAGCGCCGCGGCCACCAAGGCCGATCGATTCCGACCAAATTGATGTCTCACAGGACGATGATGTCCGACGTCAGGTGGCTGAAGAGCGGGCCAAAGGAGATCAGGAAGACTTGCTCAGCGATGTCCGGCCAATCGAATAA